One region of Palaemon carinicauda isolate YSFRI2023 chromosome 40, ASM3689809v2, whole genome shotgun sequence genomic DNA includes:
- the LOC137631767 gene encoding uncharacterized protein, with product MMFTVIKSSVIILLLTTVCNGFRLPARLQKRSLPVDVDDKHTEAIQSTTESVIKKEQSRGVLEDLNNVPLEQNASTSESLNSYTTPTNLFQSSMDQSKEISAEIESRIDKGPAPRVDGQYSKVEKSEGFTDGPNFNPDRTGLLFGLFPFLGGYGPNSGRSHRPSHSFPPRPHSPNYHPKPQHIPNSPFKPHEYDDYSPKPEPLPPFPPDGPIFSDYVSGLSEGSPHHFQDYESEDFKIPEKGQYSSEQSGFDGGFEFDFDPPDFFEHSGFPYPPEEDYHLQNDEPHQDDGGDLDYPMKPYSDDDKFEFFPPESYDGFIPTIYKGPPKPIKHIPPGPKPGPPLPPPHKFMYPPDLNTIIEKNIYREDIPYKEVHNERDKITDDLDDAGINGLDPDTMVFIQTHTRPYVESHNSFDDNWKRKDVVK from the coding sequence aGTTCTGTGATTATATTGCTTCTCACAACAGTCTGCAACGGTTTTCGACTACCTGCTCGTTTGCAGAAGAGATCCCTTCCAGTAGACGTAGATGATAAACATACGGAAGCCATCCAGTCTACAACAGAATCTGTCATCAAAAAGGAGCAGTCACGTGGTGTTTTGGAAGACCTAAACAATGTGCCACTGGAGCAAAATGCTTCTACTTCTGAGTCTTTAAACTCGTATACGACACCTACCAATCTCTTTCAAAGTAGTATGGATCAATCAAAAGAAATTTCAGCCGAAATAGAGAGCAGGATTGATAAAGGGCCGGCGCCAAGGGTAGATGGTCAATACAGTAAAGTAGAAAAGTCAGAAGGTTTTACCGACGGCCCAAATTTCAACCCAGACCGAACAGGCCTTCTATTTGGTCTCTTTCCCTTTTTAGGAGGTTATGGACCTAATTCAGGTCGGTCACACAGGCCGTCTCATTCCTTCCCTCCCCGCCCCCATTCGCCTAATTACCATCCAAAGCCACAACATATCCCAAACTCCCCTTTTAAGCCCCATGAGTATGATGACTATAGTCCTAAACCTGAGCCTTTGCCCCCTTTCCCACCAGACGGTCCCATTTTCAGCGATTACGTGTCAGGTTTATCTGAAGGTTCTCCACACCACTTCCAAGATTATGAATCGGAAGACTTTAAAATTCCAGAAAAAGGTCAATATTCTTCTGAGCAAAGCGGTTTTGATGGTGGCTTTGAATTCGACTTCGATCCACCGGATTTCTTTGAACATTCCGGCTTCCCATATCCACCTGAAGAGGATTACCACCTGCAAAATGACGAACCTCATCAAGACGATGGTGGCGATCTCGATTACCCAATGAAACCTTACTCAGATGACGACAAATTTGAATTCTTTCCACCAGAAAGCTACGATGGTTTCATTCCTACAATTTACAAAGGTCCCCCAAAACCTATTAAACATATCCCACCGGGACCTAAGCCAGGGCCACCATTACCTCCCCCGCACAAATTCATGTACCCTCCTGACCTTAACACAATCATAGAAAAGAATATTTACAGGGAAGATATACCATACAAAGAAGTTCATAACGAAAGGGACAAAATTACAGACGATTTGGATGACGCCGGTATAAATGGTTTAGATCCTGATACAATGGTCTTTATTCAAACACACACCAGACCTTACGTTGAATCTCACAATAGTTTTGACGACAACTGGAAAAGAAAAGACGTtgtgaaatga